One window from the genome of Pseudonocardia hierapolitana encodes:
- a CDS encoding helix-turn-helix transcriptional regulator has translation MDVGAHLVERTSTLRLDAHERAEFWSQYVRTNHCSFSSGFADASDFRARTVLQRGPRHQMVEFWSEQIHYVRSAKDVARDDDYRVRVLVPLAGNMLVRAGDQDVRLNPGAAGLLATAHPFEIRHGDGVRALVFTLPDASPDTPPRPVLDLRTGLGAVAHNLLTGIAAESDRFGPGEFERAAAGAAEMLRQLATPATSGSLYLVEQAFRAHVAEHAADPKLTGASAAAALGWSLRQVQVALKAADTTPSEVIRRERLTLARRLLGDGRLRISDVAFASGFSSVNTFTDAFRREFGGTPRSFRS, from the coding sequence ATGGACGTCGGCGCGCACCTGGTGGAACGCACCTCCACACTGCGCTTGGACGCGCACGAGCGCGCGGAGTTCTGGAGCCAGTACGTGCGGACCAACCACTGCAGCTTCTCGTCGGGGTTCGCCGACGCCTCGGACTTCCGCGCGCGGACCGTGCTCCAGCGCGGGCCCCGCCACCAGATGGTGGAGTTCTGGTCGGAGCAGATCCACTACGTCCGTTCGGCGAAGGACGTGGCGCGGGACGACGACTACCGGGTCCGTGTCCTCGTCCCGCTGGCGGGAAACATGCTCGTTCGGGCCGGCGACCAGGACGTCCGGCTGAATCCTGGCGCCGCGGGCCTGCTGGCGACGGCTCATCCTTTCGAGATCCGTCACGGCGACGGAGTCCGCGCGCTGGTCTTCACCCTGCCCGACGCGAGTCCCGACACCCCGCCCCGGCCGGTTCTGGACCTCCGGACGGGCCTGGGCGCGGTGGCCCACAACCTGCTCACAGGTATCGCCGCGGAAAGCGATCGCTTCGGCCCCGGCGAGTTCGAGCGGGCGGCGGCAGGAGCCGCCGAGATGCTCCGCCAGCTCGCGACGCCTGCCACGAGTGGGTCCCTCTACCTCGTCGAGCAGGCCTTTCGCGCACACGTCGCCGAGCATGCAGCGGATCCGAAACTGACCGGAGCTTCTGCCGCCGCTGCCCTCGGCTGGTCGCTTCGCCAGGTGCAGGTCGCCCTCAAGGCGGCAGACACCACGCCGAGCGAGGTGATCCGTCGGGAACGCCTGACCCTCGCTCGCAGGCTCCTCGGCGACGGGCGGCTGCGGATCTCCGACGTCGCGTTCGCCAGTGGCTTCTCGTCGGTGAACACCTTCACCGACGCATTCCGCCGAGAGTTCGGTGGGACGCCGCGCTCCTTCCGCTCCTGA
- a CDS encoding DUF4331 family protein has product MSHHLDSPLARQDIRLDITDLYVFGGESGTVFVINVCHSLGKAAVPGYHPEGRYEFKIDLDGDVVEDLTYRFTFDARDPEGRQGYEVRRLTGVEATDPSAVGTVVAQGRTEQTLTAEGGARIWAGRAGDPFWIEPTVLHAVGHAVQDGTTVDLTGWTPAEASNLFAGQTVHSIVLEVPDAALVSSAADGRIGVWAVASLATDAGGWRSINRVGLPMIHPLFTQYDEDLGDRLNAGAPSEDLATYGDLLTKEIAGIVGAYGTAEDPTAYAEGLVARMLPNVLPYTVGTAATFGFSGWIGRSLTDNAPDVMFSLAANTPISLGIGKESVTSKPTGVFPYVPPAA; this is encoded by the coding sequence GTGTCCCACCATCTCGACTCGCCGCTCGCGCGGCAGGACATCCGGCTCGACATCACCGATCTCTACGTCTTCGGCGGCGAGAGCGGCACCGTATTCGTGATCAACGTCTGTCATTCCCTGGGCAAGGCGGCCGTCCCCGGCTACCACCCCGAGGGAAGGTACGAATTCAAGATCGACTTGGACGGGGATGTCGTCGAGGACCTGACCTACCGCTTCACGTTCGACGCCCGGGATCCGGAAGGTCGCCAGGGTTATGAGGTCCGACGCCTCACCGGCGTCGAGGCAACGGACCCGTCGGCCGTCGGGACCGTCGTCGCGCAGGGCCGCACCGAGCAGACCCTCACCGCGGAGGGCGGTGCCCGCATCTGGGCAGGTCGAGCAGGGGATCCCTTCTGGATCGAGCCGACCGTGCTGCACGCGGTCGGACACGCGGTGCAGGACGGCACGACGGTCGACCTCACCGGCTGGACGCCCGCCGAGGCGAGCAATCTGTTCGCCGGACAGACCGTGCACTCCATCGTGCTCGAGGTCCCGGACGCCGCCCTGGTGTCGTCGGCCGCCGACGGGCGGATCGGCGTGTGGGCGGTCGCCTCCCTGGCCACGGACGCAGGCGGGTGGCGCTCGATCAACCGCGTCGGGCTGCCGATGATCCACCCGCTGTTCACCCAGTACGACGAGGATCTCGGGGACCGCCTCAACGCCGGCGCGCCGAGCGAGGACCTCGCGACATACGGGGACCTGCTGACCAAAGAGATCGCCGGCATCGTCGGCGCCTACGGAACCGCCGAGGACCCAACGGCATACGCGGAGGGGCTCGTCGCTCGCATGCTCCCGAACGTCCTGCCCTACACCGTCGGCACCGCCGCCACCTTCGGCTTCAGCGGCTGGATCGGCCGCTCGCTGACCGACAACGCGCCGGACGTCATGTTCTCCCTCGCGGCGAACACCCCGATCTCCCTCGGCATCGGCAAGGAGTCGGTCACGAGTAAGCCGACGGGTGTCTTCCCTTACGTCCCGCCCGCGGCCTGA